AGATATTTACTATGGCGATCAGTGTCTGCTGGATCGACAGTCTTATCACAAGAGAGTAAGCAAGATTGGAATCGCGACAAAGGAAGATGTTGAGAGCCTCGGGGTTGCTAGTCCTAACGAGTGTGAAATAAGCGCGACTTTGTTCGGTCACGCCCGGTCAAGAAACAAAACTTCTTCCATTGTCactaacgctgacaatttggatAATTTTCGCAAGTATTTTGGTGACTCGGTTGAAGCCAACGGAGGAGCGAAGAAGTTGCTGAGCTTCGAGAAACTAGCAACCGATGCCGCAGTCGTAAACCAAACTGTAGCCACGTGTATAAACCATGACTTCAATTTGTGCTGCATTCAGCTCAAAGAACAGGATCTGTCGAGTGGAGAGGCGAAGCGCGCTAAAATCGAACAGATTGATGGCTGGATTCGAAATCTGTTCGATGCACTTTCGACGAACGGATTGCTAATGGTGCTGCTGGCCGGCGGAGAAGTTAACCGAGCGAACAGAATGGCTGTTGCAATGCTTCAAATAAGACGGGGTTAGTGAGCAAAATATCGTTGTTGAATTTCTGTTTTGTTGAACGGAATAAAAAGGATTTTTATGATCTGTTGAATGAAAATCGAATCTTTGTGTATCACACTGGTCCATATGAACGTGGTGTTGGACCAGTCAGGTAACCTACAATTTCTCCTTTGTTTACATCCCGAATTTCGTATACTTATAAGCTTGCTTCTAGtgattaatttataaaaagttGATAGTTGTCCTCCGCGTGTGGGCTGCAGCGTAGTCCGCCTCCGCGTGGTGCAGCCTGGGTAATGCTAAATGGACTACACAACCCCTAATCCAAGATGTGATGCGACCCTTGTCGAGGGATGGATGGTGAGGGGGGTTTCATCAAATACCTAGCCGCTAACGGAGCCTATGGGGGTACCAGAGCGCAACCCATCAGTAATAAATGCTCTTACTGTGTTACGGCAGGGCACTGACGCAGTGGACCGTAtatttccctagcgactcgtgggatcCAAACAATGAGCACAACAAACAACACAACAACAAACCAACAGGGTCCCGATGCACCCCAAGCATCGGAAAACAAACCGGATGCTGAAAAGCTTCCAAAAATAACAACAGTAGCACCAGAGGCTGGGGAACAAGCGATAAAACAAGAAGTGGTGCCTGCAGTGGAATCAACACCTCAAAGTGGCACCACTGTTGAAGCTGAGATGGCAACGGAAACGAAGCCGGATACTGCTTCCAACGAAGAATCAAAACCGGAAGCCATGGAAGTTACTTCTTCTGAAGAAACAAAAGCCGATATTGCTTCATCGAGTGAAGTAAAGACTTCTAACGCTGGTGATGCCACCGGAGCGAAAGATGGGGAAACACAGCCCCGACCTCGTCTTAATGGTGCGGCAAGGAAGCGCTTTAGATGGTTGATCAAAGAGGGTTATAGCCGCGAAGAGGCGATAAGCTTAGCGAAAGAACCACTCAAACTCAAAGCGATTCGCGAAAAGAAAGATTTTAAAACAGACCAAAAGAATCTCAGTGGAGCGAGCAAAAAACGTCTGAAGTGGTTAGTGACAAACGGCTATACCATGGAGGAGGCACTTAAACTAGCCCGCGAACCACTGAAACGATCTCGAACGGATGGCCCGTCGTCCGAAGATCCGCCGACACCGAAACGAATGGCTGTCGTTCCGAAAGATTATCCGGTCACGCACCTCACGAGAGCACAAGCTGAAAAAGTCAAATCAGCAATACTGAAACAGGTCGTTTTGCAGAAAGATGCCGACTTTAAGCCACGATTCGAGGATTGCGAGTTTGTCAATGGTTACCTCTTGGTTCAATGTGCAGACTCTAAAACACCTACATGGCTGGTAGGAGCCGTACACAAACTAGAGTTGTGGGAAGGAGCTTCTCTCAAAACGTTGTCTGAGCAAAATTTATTGAGGTTGGAAGTTTTTGTTGGCCGTTTCGCTGATAGCCACCAGGACAGCAACGAAGACATTCTCGACTTTGTAAAGTGTCAGAACGACGGCATGAAAACCTCGAAGTGGAAAATTATTCGCCGCAAAGATATAAAACAGGGTAAGGTTGTCGAGCTGATGTTCACTATGAGCAAAGCGTCTGCCAGAATCCTCCACAACCAAGATTATAAATTGAATTACAAGTTCGAAAAAGTGTTGATTAGCAAGAAGGATAGGGCGGGGACCGGAGGGGGGACAAGAACAACAACAGCAAGCAACACGAATCAGAGTAGTACCAACCGAGTTCCGCCAAGAAGAGGTCCTAGAGAACATAAACCATCCTCGTCTTCTTCATTTGTTCCCATTTGGGACAGTAATCTACCAAAGGGTGGTAACTATATGAGAGCCCCTAATTCACAAAAATGGACTGGAACTGTTCAAAGTCGTGGCCATGTCGGAAGCTCAAACCGTAATAACAATAGCAGCCTAAACGATGGTAATTCCCGTAACGGAAGTTCATTCGGTAGCAGCTATACTGGGGGAGCATCGTCTCAATCGGGCAGCTTGCATTCGTTGAGCCTAATCGACAATTTGTATGATCAGCTCAGTCGCACCATAACCGGTTCCATTGGAGGCAATTCCAGCCTGCAAGAAACGGGTGGCAATTTTGATCGAAATAGATCCCAAAGGGGCTCAGAACCCTATGATCCCAGCGATTGTTTCCGTGAGAGCAGATCTCGTGATAGCTTCGATCGGTACGGATCTCGTCGCGGCAACAACTTCAGCAGCAATTTTAATAATCCATCATCTGGTCGGGCCACCAACGGTGGCAGTAGCTCATATAACCCTTATTCCAGGCGGAATAGTAATATCCGAGAAAAAGGAAATATTTTCACATCGTCGCGATTTTTCTAGCTGTTGTTTGAAAGAAATGCCATTTCAGTGAcataaattataaatgaaaatttgggAAATAAATCTAGCGATGCGGAATAATTTCAAAGTTTTGTTATTTATTGAAATATTCCGAAATTGCCTTTGGTCCTGATCAGAATTTCTTTCATCTCCAATGTTTGTCTCTTCCGgttcgtttttcgaaaaaagtcgaTTGTTTTCCTCCCCTTTTGTGTGGGCTGCAGTGTAGTTCGCCTCCTCGTGGTGCAGCCTGGGTAACGCTAAATGAACTACAAAACCCCTAATCCAAGAAGTGACGCGACCCGTGTCGAGGGATGAATGGTATGGGGGGTTTCATCAAATACCTAACCGCTAACGGAGCCTATGGGGGTACCAGAGCGCAACCCATCAGTAATAAATGCTCTTACTGTGTTACGGCAGGGCACTGACGCAGTGGACCGTAtatttccctagcgactcgtgggatcCAAACAATGAGCACAACAAACAACACAAAAACAAACCAACAGGGTCCCGATGCACCCCAAGCATCGGAAAACAAACCGGAAGCTGAAAAGcttccaacaacaacaacaactgtagcaacagagggagaagaacAAGCAACGAAACAACAAGAAGTGGTGCCTGCAGTAGAACCAACACCTCAAAATGGCACCGCTGAAACGAAAGCCAACGATGATTCATCAGCAGACGCAGAGAAAACGGCAACGGAAACGATGCCCGATGCAACTGCTCCCAATGAAGAATCAAAACCGGAAGCCATGGACGTTACTTCTTCGGAAGAAACAAAGCCCAACATCGCTGCTAGTGCAGAAGCCAAACCGGTCAGTAACAAACCGGCGGCTAAAACTGCTAAACCTGGCAGTGTAGCTGAGAAAAAGCAGATTCGTTACATCAAAAAACGCGAGAAATGGTTGCTCGAGAATGGTTACAGCGCGGATGAGGCGGAAAGCATATCGAAAGATCCGTTCAAGTTCAATAGGCTTCGAAGACAGCAGGAGCGGACTGAGAAAGATTTGCCGAAACGCCTATCATCGGTTCAAGGACCGCCAAAGAGTGTCGAGGGTGGAATCCCGATGGCTGTCGCTTCGAAAGATCATCCGGTAACTTTCCTCACAAAAGAGCAGTGCAACACAATCAAATCCGCTATACTGAAACAGGTCGTACAACAGAAAGATGCCGCCTTCAAGCCTCGCTTCGAGGATTGCGTTCTCGCCAGCGGTTATCTATTGGTTCGTTGTTCAGATCATCAAACTCGCCAATGGCTTGAGAAAATCATACCGACACTGGATTTGTGGAAAGATGCTTCTGTCAAAGTGatgtctgaaaaaaaattactgaaTGTTGATGAGTTCGTAGGCTCCTTCACCGATAGCCTTAAGGACAGCAACAaagaaatttttgattttgttgaGTGTCAGAATGATGGTATAAGCACATCCAAATGGAAAGTTGTCAGTCGTAAAGAgtttactcaaaaacaaatcatcgAACTCACATTCATTGTGGATGCTGCATCTGCCAAAATGATTCACACTAAAGGATACAATTTGaattacaaattcaaaaaagtcgCTCTTAGCAGGAAAATTAAGCCAGTTGCTGGTAGTAATGGTGGTCGTATCGCCAAtactaatgctaatgctaacagAGTTCAGAGTAATAACAGAGTTCCGAGTAATAACAGAGGTCAGAGCAACATTAACCGAGCTCCAGCAAGACGAGCTCCTAGAGAACAAAAACCTTTCTCGTCTTCTTCATTCGTTCCCATTTGGGACAGTAACCTACCGAAGGGTGGTAACTACATGAGAGCCCCTAACCAGCAAAGATGGAGTGCTACTGACCAAGGCCGTGGCAATGTAGGAAGCTCGAGCCGTAGCAATGTCGGAAGCTCGAGCCGTAACACCAATAGCAGCAGCCACCCGTACGATAGTGGTTCCCGTAACGGAAGTTATGGAGGAAGATCGCAGGGTAGCAGCAGCTCTGGTGGTACAGACGCTCAGTTGAGCGCTATTCGCTCGCTGAATCTGATTAATAGCTTGTACGACCAGCTGAGGACCACTGTGACCAGTTCGCGGGGCAACAACTCTTCCTCCAATCCGCCAGGATCTAGTAGATCTCGCGACAATTCCGATCGATACAGATCGCGGCGCGGTAACAACAACAGTGGCGGTGGTGGTGGTCGGAACTCGTACAACTCCAATTCCGGACGCAGCAGTAATTCCCAGAACAATCGGAATAATTTCAAGCCCTCAAAGTTTTTCTAACTATCAACGATTCCAGAAACATTTCAGCAACATCTAAGCAACAGAATTCATGAAGAATCAATGTAGGAAATAAATCTGCTATAAATTGGAAATATGTTGGTTTAGTTTTTTGGTTTTCACAAAACATTCCgaaaacatttttgattttcaggCATCGACAATTTCTATCGTATCTCGtattttctttgatttttctgtGAACATCGTCTAAATTGTATTTTAAAGGTTTTTGGTCATTGTCgtcattgagaaaaaaattgcacGCAATTAGTACATTTTATGTGATTCAAGCTTCAATACGTTTATTGAATATGCGATACTGCAACACCATCGGTCTTTTTACATTACAATGTTGAAGGCTTGTAAAAAGCTTTCC
The Toxorhynchites rutilus septentrionalis strain SRP chromosome 2, ASM2978413v1, whole genome shotgun sequence genome window above contains:
- the LOC129768803 gene encoding uncharacterized protein LOC129768803 translates to MSTTNNTTTNQQGPDAPQASENKPDAEKLPKITTVAPEAGEQAIKQEVVPAVESTPQSGTTVEAEMATETKPDTASNEESKPEAMEVTSSEETKADIASSSEVKTSNAGDATGAKDGETQPRPRLNGAARKRFRWLIKEGYSREEAISLAKEPLKLKAIREKKDFKTDQKNLSGASKKRLKWLVTNGYTMEEALKLAREPLKRSRTDGPSSEDPPTPKRMAVVPKDYPVTHLTRAQAEKVKSAILKQVVLQKDADFKPRFEDCEFVNGYLLVQCADSKTPTWLVGAVHKLELWEGASLKTLSEQNLLRLEVFVGRFADSHQDSNEDILDFVKCQNDGMKTSKWKIIRRKDIKQGKVVELMFTMSKASARILHNQDYKLNYKFEKVLISKKDRAGTGGGTRTTTASNTNQSSTNRVPPRRGPREHKPSSSSSFVPIWDSNLPKGGNYMRAPNSQKWTGTVQSRGHVGSSNRNNNSSLNDGNSRNGSSFGSSYTGGASSQSGSLHSLSLIDNLYDQLSRTITGSIGGNSSLQETGGNFDRNRSQRGSEPYDPSDCFRESRSRDSFDRYGSRRGNNFSSNFNNPSSGRATNGGSSSYNPYSRRNSNIREKGNIFTSSRFF
- the LOC129765398 gene encoding putative mediator of RNA polymerase II transcription subunit 26; amino-acid sequence: MSTTNNTKTNQQGPDAPQASENKPEAEKLPTTTTTVATEGEEQATKQQEVVPAVEPTPQNGTAETKANDDSSADAEKTATETMPDATAPNEESKPEAMDVTSSEETKPNIAASAEAKPVSNKPAAKTAKPGSVAEKKQIRYIKKREKWLLENGYSADEAESISKDPFKFNRLRRQQERTEKDLPKRLSSVQGPPKSVEGGIPMAVASKDHPVTFLTKEQCNTIKSAILKQVVQQKDAAFKPRFEDCVLASGYLLVRCSDHQTRQWLEKIIPTLDLWKDASVKVMSEKKLLNVDEFVGSFTDSLKDSNKEIFDFVECQNDGISTSKWKVVSRKEFTQKQIIELTFIVDAASAKMIHTKGYNLNYKFKKVALSRKIKPVAGSNGGRIANTNANANRVQSNNRVPSNNRGQSNINRAPARRAPREQKPFSSSSFVPIWDSNLPKGGNYMRAPNQQRWSATDQGRGNVGSSSRSNVGSSSRNTNSSSHPYDSGSRNGSYGGRSQGSSSSGGTDAQLSAIRSLNLINSLYDQLRTTVTSSRGNNSSSNPPGSSRSRDNSDRYRSRRGNNNSGGGGGRNSYNSNSGRSSNSQNNRNNFKPSKFF